In Musa acuminata AAA Group cultivar baxijiao chromosome BXJ2-3, Cavendish_Baxijiao_AAA, whole genome shotgun sequence, the following proteins share a genomic window:
- the LOC103979764 gene encoding uncharacterized protein LOC103979764 produces the protein MVQSSTTEPYCSRSSEASDHVECSGNSCRSCTAVLVANCIALGCCPCAVVNMLTLTLVKVPWMVSRRWWQSLRRTGASQRRRVADAATVGREGTSSEMKRNYKWNEEGAVGERKGHSGRGSLPSSLGANDGVWEELYRVGNWGFGRVSFSGTQREWHSGKNTSGDDELGEQR, from the exons ATGGTTCAATCTTCTACAACAGAGCCATATTGCTCCAG GTCAAGCGAGGCCAGCGATCACGTCGAGTGCTCCGGCAACTCATGTCGTTCGTGCACCGCAGTCCTCGTCGCCAACTGCATCGCGTTAGGCTGCTGCCCGTGCGCCGTCGTGAACATGCTGACGCTGACCTTGGTGAAGGTCCCGTGGATGGTGTCGAGGCGGTGGTGGCAGTCGCTGAGGAGAACAGGAGCTTCTCAGCGAAGAAGAGTGGCCGATGCGGCGACCGTGGGAAGAGAAGGAACGAGCTCAGAGATGAAGAGGAACTACAAGTGGAACGAAGAGGGTGCTGTGGGGGAAAGAAAGGGTCACAGTGGACGTGGAAGCTTACCTTCAAGTCTTGGAGCTAACGATGGAGTTTGGGAGGAGTTGTATCGAGTAGGGAACTGGGGGTTCGGGAGAGTATCCTTCTCGGGCACTCAAAGAGAGTGGCATTCAGGGAAGAACACCTCCGGTGATGACGAGCTTGGAGAGCAGCGCTAG
- the LOC103979766 gene encoding probable phospholipid-transporting ATPase 8 isoform X2, whose protein sequence is MNLDGETNLKRKQSLEVTSTLHNEDSFQNFKALINCEDPNEKLYSFIGILDYEGVQFPLNPKQILLRDSKLRNTQHVYGAVIFTGHDTKVMQNAMDPPSKRSNIERRMDKIIYVLFASLVFISSISSVFFGIKTKNETSVGNYRWYLRPDNSSIYFDPNRAGLAAFFHFLTVLMLYGCLIPISLYISIEIVKVLQSIFIDHDQEMYCEDSDKPARARTSNLNEELGQVDTILSDKTGTLTCNSMEFVKCSIAGIAYGSRSCEMEKAASGIIQYEPFERHDSPSAFERHKSEGTSKKSTKGFSFRDDRLMNGQWVGEPNSEVIHKFFHVLAICHTAIPVVSKSDEILYEAESPDEASFVTAARELGFEFYRRTQTSVSLHEFDPKIGRKVDRTYELLDTLEFSSARKRMSVIVRTESNQLLLFCKGADSVIFERLAKNGQVFEPNTKCHINDYSEAGLRTLAVAYRILSAEEYIPWHDDFVKIKNSVNADHDTIVDEVADRIERDLILLGATAVEDRLQKGVPECINKLAEAGIKIWILTGDKLETAVNIGFACQLLRKGMEQLVITLDTPDINVLKKDGDKNALEKSLHENVAKQICEALSHVSKMKGSNVPFALIIDGDSLAFALSTSLEYSFLDLAVACASVICCRTSPKQKALVTRLVKWRTRKTTLAIGDGANDVGMLQEADIGVGISGVEGMQAVMSSDFAIAQFRFLERLLLVHGHWCYRRISAMICYFFYKNITMGFTLFWFEAHAYFSGQPAYNDWFISFYSVAFTSLPVIALGVFDKDVSAHLCLKFPKLHQDGVQNIFFSWPRILGWMINGVCNALVIYYFTTHAIFHQAFRQDGHVAAYEILGVTMYTCVVWTVNCQLAIYLSYFTWIQHCVIWGSIIFWYMFLVVYGSFPSTISTTAYWVFREACASSPLYWLVILLVVVSALLPYFMYSNFQKTFFPKYHDLIQRLQVQKEN, encoded by the exons ATGAACCTTGATGGAGAGACAAACTTAAAACGTAAACAGAGCTTGGAAGTGACATCAACCTTGCATAATGAAGATTCTTTCCAGAACTTCAAAGCATTGATAAATTGTGAAGACCCAaatgaaaaattatattctttcattGGGATTCTGGATTATGAAGGTGTTCAATTTCCTCTTAACCCAAAACAAATTCTGTTGAGAGATTCTAAGCTCAGAAATACCCAGCATGTTTATGGTGCTGTGATTTTTACTGGACATGACACAAAAGTAATGCAGAATGCCATGGATCCTCCTTCAAAAAGGAGTAACATTGAGAGGAGAATGGATAAGATAATTTATGTTCTTTTCGCTTCTCTGGTTTTTATTTCATCCATTAGTTCTGTTTTCTTTGGAATCAAAACTAAAAATGAAACTAGTGTTGGAAACTATAGGTGGTATTTAAGACCAGACAACTCATCAATATACTTCGATCCTAACAGAGCAGGGTTGGCTGCCTTTTTCCACTTTCTGACAGTCCTCATGCTATATGGGTGCCTGATTCCCATCTCATTGTATATATCCATAGAGATTGTTAAGGTTTTGCAAAGTATCTTCATAGACCATGATCAGGAAATGTATTGCGAGGATAGTGATAAGCCTGCACGTGCTCGTACATCAAATTTGAATGAGGAACTTGGACAGGTTGATACTATACTATCAGATAAAACTGGCACGCTGACTTGCAACTCGATGGAGTTTGTGAAATGTTCTATAGCTGGTATTGCTTATGGAAGTAGATCATGTGAGATGGAGAAGGCTGCTTCAGGAATTATACAGTATGAACCATTTGAACGTCATGATTCACCTTCTGCTTTCGAGAGGCACAAGTCTGAAGGAACATCCAAAAAGTCAACCAAAGGCTTCAGCTTCAGAGATGATCGGTTAATGAATGGACAATGGGTTGGAGAACCTAATTCAGAAGTTATACACAAGTTTTTTCATGTGTTAGCAATCTGCCATACAGCTATTCCTGTTGTTAGTAAATCTGATGAAATATTATATGAAGCTGAGTCCCCAGATGAAGCATCTTTTGTTACAGCTGCAAGGGAACTTGGTTTTGAATTTTACAGACGAACCCAGACAAGCGTCTCTTTGCATGAGTTTGATCCAAAGATTGGCAGAAAGGTTGATAG GACGTATGAACTTCTCGATACCTTAGAATTCAGTAGTGCTCGCAAAAGAATGTCCGTAATTGTGAGGACTGAGAGCAACCAGTTATTACTTTTCTGCAAGGGTGCCGACAG TGTAATCTTTGAAAGGCTTGCCAAGAATGGGCAGGTATTTGAACCAAATACCAAATGCCACATCAATGACTATTCAGAGGCAGGCTTACGGACATTGGCGGTTGCATACCGCATACTAAGTGCAGAAGAATACATTCCATGGCATGATGATTTTGTGAAGATAAAAAATTCAGTCAACGCTGATCATGATACAATTGTGGATGAAGTAGCTGACAGAATTGAGAGGGATTTGATCCTTTTAGGTGCCACAGCTGTTGAGGACAGATTACAGAAGGGG GTTCCTGAGTGTATTAACAAACTTGCAGAAGCTGGAATCAAGATCTGGATTTTGACTGGTGATAAATTGGAAACTGCAGTCAACATAGG GTTTGCCTGCCAATTGCTAAGGAAAGGAATGGAGCAATTAGTTATCACGCTTGATACCCCAGATATTAATGTGCTAAAGAAAGATGGGGACAAGAATGCCCTGGAAAAG AGCTTACATGAGAATGTTGCCAAGCAAATATGTGAAGCACTGTCACATGTTTCTAAAATGAAAGGAAGTAATGTTCCCTTTGCTCTTATCATTGACGGTGATTCGCTGGCTTTTGCTCTCTCAACAAGTCTGGAGTATTCATTTCTAGATCTGGCAGTTGCTTGTGCATCTGTTATTTGTTGTCGAACTTCACCTAAACAGAAGGCACTG GTCACCAGATTGGTAAAATGGAGAACAAGGAAAACTACACTGGCAATTGGTGATGGAGCCAATGATGTTGGTATGCTTCAAGAGGCTGACATTGGCGTTGGTATTAGCGGGGTTGAGGGCATGCAG GCTGTAATGTCAAGTGACTTTGCAATAGCTCAATTTCGATTTTTGGAGCGGTTGCTGCTTGTTCATGGGCATTGGTGTTACAGGCGGATTTCAGCCATG ATATGCTACTTTTTCTACAAAAATATAACGATGGGCTTCACTCTTTTCTGGTTCGAggctcatgcttatttttcaggacAGCCTGCTTATAACGATTGGTTCATATCATTTTACAGTGTTGCCTTCACATCTCTTCCAGTGATTGCACTAGGTGTTTTTGATAAAGACGTTTCTGCGCATCTTTGCCTGAAG TTCCCTAAGTTGCATCAGGATGGTGTTCAGAACATCTTCTTCAGCTGGCCTCGTATACTAGGTTGGATGATTAACGGAGTTTGCAATGCCCTCGTAATCTATTACTTCACAACCCATGCCATCTTTCACCAAGCATTCCGACAAGATGGTCATGTCGCAGCCTATGAAATCCTGGGAGTAACAATGTACACCTGCGTCGTGTGGACAGTGAACTGCCAATTAGCGATCTACCTCAGCTACTTTACATGGATCCAACATTGCGTCATCTGGGGAAGCATCATATTTTGGTATATGTTTCTTGTAGTTTATGGTTCGTTCCCATCGACGATATCCACAACCGCATACTGGGTTTTCCGGGAAGCCTGTGCCTCGAGTCCTCTTTATTGGCTGGTCATTCTGCTTGTTGTTGTTTCAGCTCTGCTGCCTTATTTTATGTACTCGAATTTCCAGAAGACATTCTTCCCCAAGTACCATGACTTGATTCAGAGACTACAAGTGCAGAAAGAGAATTGA
- the LOC103979766 gene encoding probable phospholipid-transporting ATPase 8 isoform X3, producing MAGERRPRSAHLFFEMGLVSRRRSRPPPADQSPGVGRGDAGYSRMVHCNDPASPQALELNYPDNSISTTKYTVANFVPKSLFEQFRRVANFFFLIVAFISFSPLAPYRAVSILLPLVVVVGATMAKEAVEDWQRKKQDIEVNNRKVKVYDGSFSLYQTEWKKLRVGDIVRVEKDEFFPADLLLLSTNHDDGTCYVETMNLDGETNLKRKQSLEVTSTLHNEDSFQNFKALINCEDPNEKLYSFIGILDYEGVQFPLNPKQILLRDSKLRNTQHVYGAVIFTGHDTKVMQNAMDPPSKRSNIERRMDKIIYVLFASLVFISSISSVFFGIKTKNETSVGNYRWYLRPDNSSIYFDPNRAGLAAFFHFLTVLMLYGCLIPISLYISIEIVKVLQSIFIDHDQEMYCEDSDKPARARTSNLNEELGQVDTILSDKTGTLTCNSMEFVKCSIAGIAYGSRSCEMEKAASGIIQYEPFERHDSPSAFERHKSEGTSKKSTKGFSFRDDRLMNGQWVGEPNSEVIHKFFHVLAICHTAIPVVSKSDEILYEAESPDEASFVTAARELGFEFYRRTQTSVSLHEFDPKIGRKVDRTYELLDTLEFSSARKRMSVIVRTESNQLLLFCKGADSVIFERLAKNGQVFEPNTKCHINDYSEAGLRTLAVAYRILSAEEYIPWHDDFVKIKNSVNADHDTIVDEVADRIERDLILLGATAVEDRLQKGVPECINKLAEAGIKIWILTGDKLETAVNIGFACQLLRKGMEQLVITLDTPDINVLKKDGDKNALEKSLHENVAKQICEALSHVSKMKGSNVPFALIIDGDSLAFALSTSLEYSFLDLAVACASVICCRTSPKQKALVTRLVKWRTRKTTLAIGDGANDVGMLQEADIGVGISGVEGMQAVMSSDFAIAQFRFLERLLLVHGHWCYRRISAMCCLHISSSDCTRCF from the exons ATGGCCGGGGAGAGGAGGCCGAGATCGGCCCATCTCTTCTTCGAAATGGGGCTCGTCTCCCGCCGCCGCAGCCGCCCTCCTCCGGCCGACCAGAGTCCCGGCGTCGGCCGCGGCGACGCCGGCTACTCGAGGATGGTTCATTGCAACGATCCGGCGAGTCCTCAGGCGTTGGAGCTTAACTACCCGGATAATTCGATCTCCACCACCAAGTATACGGTGGCCAATTTCGTTCCCAAGTCCCTCTTCGAACAGTTCCGCAGAGTGGCCAACTTCTTCTTTCTCATCGTAGCTTTCATCTCCTTTAGCCCCCTTGCTCCGTACCGGGCCGTCAGTATCCTTCTCCCCCTCGTCGTCGTGGTGGGGGCGACCATGGCCAAAGAGGCCGTCGAAGATTGGCAGCGCAAGAAGCAG GATATAGAGGTCAACAATCGGAAGGTTAAAGTTTATGATGGATCCTTTTCTCTTTACCAAACAGAATGGAAGAAACTAAGAGTTGGAGATATTGTTAGAGTGGAGAAGGATGAATTCTTCCCTGCTGATTTACTTTTGCTTTCTACTAATCATGATGATGGCACTTGTTATGTTGAGACCATGAACCTTGATGGAGAGACAAACTTAAAACGTAAACAGAGCTTGGAAGTGACATCAACCTTGCATAATGAAGATTCTTTCCAGAACTTCAAAGCATTGATAAATTGTGAAGACCCAaatgaaaaattatattctttcattGGGATTCTGGATTATGAAGGTGTTCAATTTCCTCTTAACCCAAAACAAATTCTGTTGAGAGATTCTAAGCTCAGAAATACCCAGCATGTTTATGGTGCTGTGATTTTTACTGGACATGACACAAAAGTAATGCAGAATGCCATGGATCCTCCTTCAAAAAGGAGTAACATTGAGAGGAGAATGGATAAGATAATTTATGTTCTTTTCGCTTCTCTGGTTTTTATTTCATCCATTAGTTCTGTTTTCTTTGGAATCAAAACTAAAAATGAAACTAGTGTTGGAAACTATAGGTGGTATTTAAGACCAGACAACTCATCAATATACTTCGATCCTAACAGAGCAGGGTTGGCTGCCTTTTTCCACTTTCTGACAGTCCTCATGCTATATGGGTGCCTGATTCCCATCTCATTGTATATATCCATAGAGATTGTTAAGGTTTTGCAAAGTATCTTCATAGACCATGATCAGGAAATGTATTGCGAGGATAGTGATAAGCCTGCACGTGCTCGTACATCAAATTTGAATGAGGAACTTGGACAGGTTGATACTATACTATCAGATAAAACTGGCACGCTGACTTGCAACTCGATGGAGTTTGTGAAATGTTCTATAGCTGGTATTGCTTATGGAAGTAGATCATGTGAGATGGAGAAGGCTGCTTCAGGAATTATACAGTATGAACCATTTGAACGTCATGATTCACCTTCTGCTTTCGAGAGGCACAAGTCTGAAGGAACATCCAAAAAGTCAACCAAAGGCTTCAGCTTCAGAGATGATCGGTTAATGAATGGACAATGGGTTGGAGAACCTAATTCAGAAGTTATACACAAGTTTTTTCATGTGTTAGCAATCTGCCATACAGCTATTCCTGTTGTTAGTAAATCTGATGAAATATTATATGAAGCTGAGTCCCCAGATGAAGCATCTTTTGTTACAGCTGCAAGGGAACTTGGTTTTGAATTTTACAGACGAACCCAGACAAGCGTCTCTTTGCATGAGTTTGATCCAAAGATTGGCAGAAAGGTTGATAG GACGTATGAACTTCTCGATACCTTAGAATTCAGTAGTGCTCGCAAAAGAATGTCCGTAATTGTGAGGACTGAGAGCAACCAGTTATTACTTTTCTGCAAGGGTGCCGACAG TGTAATCTTTGAAAGGCTTGCCAAGAATGGGCAGGTATTTGAACCAAATACCAAATGCCACATCAATGACTATTCAGAGGCAGGCTTACGGACATTGGCGGTTGCATACCGCATACTAAGTGCAGAAGAATACATTCCATGGCATGATGATTTTGTGAAGATAAAAAATTCAGTCAACGCTGATCATGATACAATTGTGGATGAAGTAGCTGACAGAATTGAGAGGGATTTGATCCTTTTAGGTGCCACAGCTGTTGAGGACAGATTACAGAAGGGG GTTCCTGAGTGTATTAACAAACTTGCAGAAGCTGGAATCAAGATCTGGATTTTGACTGGTGATAAATTGGAAACTGCAGTCAACATAGG GTTTGCCTGCCAATTGCTAAGGAAAGGAATGGAGCAATTAGTTATCACGCTTGATACCCCAGATATTAATGTGCTAAAGAAAGATGGGGACAAGAATGCCCTGGAAAAG AGCTTACATGAGAATGTTGCCAAGCAAATATGTGAAGCACTGTCACATGTTTCTAAAATGAAAGGAAGTAATGTTCCCTTTGCTCTTATCATTGACGGTGATTCGCTGGCTTTTGCTCTCTCAACAAGTCTGGAGTATTCATTTCTAGATCTGGCAGTTGCTTGTGCATCTGTTATTTGTTGTCGAACTTCACCTAAACAGAAGGCACTG GTCACCAGATTGGTAAAATGGAGAACAAGGAAAACTACACTGGCAATTGGTGATGGAGCCAATGATGTTGGTATGCTTCAAGAGGCTGACATTGGCGTTGGTATTAGCGGGGTTGAGGGCATGCAG GCTGTAATGTCAAGTGACTTTGCAATAGCTCAATTTCGATTTTTGGAGCGGTTGCTGCTTGTTCATGGGCATTGGTGTTACAGGCGGATTTCAGCCATG TGTTGCCTTCACATCTCTTCCAGTGATTGCACTAGGTGTTTTTGA
- the LOC103979766 gene encoding probable phospholipid-transporting ATPase 8 isoform X1, with product MAGERRPRSAHLFFEMGLVSRRRSRPPPADQSPGVGRGDAGYSRMVHCNDPASPQALELNYPDNSISTTKYTVANFVPKSLFEQFRRVANFFFLIVAFISFSPLAPYRAVSILLPLVVVVGATMAKEAVEDWQRKKQDIEVNNRKVKVYDGSFSLYQTEWKKLRVGDIVRVEKDEFFPADLLLLSTNHDDGTCYVETMNLDGETNLKRKQSLEVTSTLHNEDSFQNFKALINCEDPNEKLYSFIGILDYEGVQFPLNPKQILLRDSKLRNTQHVYGAVIFTGHDTKVMQNAMDPPSKRSNIERRMDKIIYVLFASLVFISSISSVFFGIKTKNETSVGNYRWYLRPDNSSIYFDPNRAGLAAFFHFLTVLMLYGCLIPISLYISIEIVKVLQSIFIDHDQEMYCEDSDKPARARTSNLNEELGQVDTILSDKTGTLTCNSMEFVKCSIAGIAYGSRSCEMEKAASGIIQYEPFERHDSPSAFERHKSEGTSKKSTKGFSFRDDRLMNGQWVGEPNSEVIHKFFHVLAICHTAIPVVSKSDEILYEAESPDEASFVTAARELGFEFYRRTQTSVSLHEFDPKIGRKVDRTYELLDTLEFSSARKRMSVIVRTESNQLLLFCKGADSVIFERLAKNGQVFEPNTKCHINDYSEAGLRTLAVAYRILSAEEYIPWHDDFVKIKNSVNADHDTIVDEVADRIERDLILLGATAVEDRLQKGVPECINKLAEAGIKIWILTGDKLETAVNIGFACQLLRKGMEQLVITLDTPDINVLKKDGDKNALEKSLHENVAKQICEALSHVSKMKGSNVPFALIIDGDSLAFALSTSLEYSFLDLAVACASVICCRTSPKQKALVTRLVKWRTRKTTLAIGDGANDVGMLQEADIGVGISGVEGMQAVMSSDFAIAQFRFLERLLLVHGHWCYRRISAMICYFFYKNITMGFTLFWFEAHAYFSGQPAYNDWFISFYSVAFTSLPVIALGVFDKDVSAHLCLKFPKLHQDGVQNIFFSWPRILGWMINGVCNALVIYYFTTHAIFHQAFRQDGHVAAYEILGVTMYTCVVWTVNCQLAIYLSYFTWIQHCVIWGSIIFWYMFLVVYGSFPSTISTTAYWVFREACASSPLYWLVILLVVVSALLPYFMYSNFQKTFFPKYHDLIQRLQVQKEN from the exons ATGGCCGGGGAGAGGAGGCCGAGATCGGCCCATCTCTTCTTCGAAATGGGGCTCGTCTCCCGCCGCCGCAGCCGCCCTCCTCCGGCCGACCAGAGTCCCGGCGTCGGCCGCGGCGACGCCGGCTACTCGAGGATGGTTCATTGCAACGATCCGGCGAGTCCTCAGGCGTTGGAGCTTAACTACCCGGATAATTCGATCTCCACCACCAAGTATACGGTGGCCAATTTCGTTCCCAAGTCCCTCTTCGAACAGTTCCGCAGAGTGGCCAACTTCTTCTTTCTCATCGTAGCTTTCATCTCCTTTAGCCCCCTTGCTCCGTACCGGGCCGTCAGTATCCTTCTCCCCCTCGTCGTCGTGGTGGGGGCGACCATGGCCAAAGAGGCCGTCGAAGATTGGCAGCGCAAGAAGCAG GATATAGAGGTCAACAATCGGAAGGTTAAAGTTTATGATGGATCCTTTTCTCTTTACCAAACAGAATGGAAGAAACTAAGAGTTGGAGATATTGTTAGAGTGGAGAAGGATGAATTCTTCCCTGCTGATTTACTTTTGCTTTCTACTAATCATGATGATGGCACTTGTTATGTTGAGACCATGAACCTTGATGGAGAGACAAACTTAAAACGTAAACAGAGCTTGGAAGTGACATCAACCTTGCATAATGAAGATTCTTTCCAGAACTTCAAAGCATTGATAAATTGTGAAGACCCAaatgaaaaattatattctttcattGGGATTCTGGATTATGAAGGTGTTCAATTTCCTCTTAACCCAAAACAAATTCTGTTGAGAGATTCTAAGCTCAGAAATACCCAGCATGTTTATGGTGCTGTGATTTTTACTGGACATGACACAAAAGTAATGCAGAATGCCATGGATCCTCCTTCAAAAAGGAGTAACATTGAGAGGAGAATGGATAAGATAATTTATGTTCTTTTCGCTTCTCTGGTTTTTATTTCATCCATTAGTTCTGTTTTCTTTGGAATCAAAACTAAAAATGAAACTAGTGTTGGAAACTATAGGTGGTATTTAAGACCAGACAACTCATCAATATACTTCGATCCTAACAGAGCAGGGTTGGCTGCCTTTTTCCACTTTCTGACAGTCCTCATGCTATATGGGTGCCTGATTCCCATCTCATTGTATATATCCATAGAGATTGTTAAGGTTTTGCAAAGTATCTTCATAGACCATGATCAGGAAATGTATTGCGAGGATAGTGATAAGCCTGCACGTGCTCGTACATCAAATTTGAATGAGGAACTTGGACAGGTTGATACTATACTATCAGATAAAACTGGCACGCTGACTTGCAACTCGATGGAGTTTGTGAAATGTTCTATAGCTGGTATTGCTTATGGAAGTAGATCATGTGAGATGGAGAAGGCTGCTTCAGGAATTATACAGTATGAACCATTTGAACGTCATGATTCACCTTCTGCTTTCGAGAGGCACAAGTCTGAAGGAACATCCAAAAAGTCAACCAAAGGCTTCAGCTTCAGAGATGATCGGTTAATGAATGGACAATGGGTTGGAGAACCTAATTCAGAAGTTATACACAAGTTTTTTCATGTGTTAGCAATCTGCCATACAGCTATTCCTGTTGTTAGTAAATCTGATGAAATATTATATGAAGCTGAGTCCCCAGATGAAGCATCTTTTGTTACAGCTGCAAGGGAACTTGGTTTTGAATTTTACAGACGAACCCAGACAAGCGTCTCTTTGCATGAGTTTGATCCAAAGATTGGCAGAAAGGTTGATAG GACGTATGAACTTCTCGATACCTTAGAATTCAGTAGTGCTCGCAAAAGAATGTCCGTAATTGTGAGGACTGAGAGCAACCAGTTATTACTTTTCTGCAAGGGTGCCGACAG TGTAATCTTTGAAAGGCTTGCCAAGAATGGGCAGGTATTTGAACCAAATACCAAATGCCACATCAATGACTATTCAGAGGCAGGCTTACGGACATTGGCGGTTGCATACCGCATACTAAGTGCAGAAGAATACATTCCATGGCATGATGATTTTGTGAAGATAAAAAATTCAGTCAACGCTGATCATGATACAATTGTGGATGAAGTAGCTGACAGAATTGAGAGGGATTTGATCCTTTTAGGTGCCACAGCTGTTGAGGACAGATTACAGAAGGGG GTTCCTGAGTGTATTAACAAACTTGCAGAAGCTGGAATCAAGATCTGGATTTTGACTGGTGATAAATTGGAAACTGCAGTCAACATAGG GTTTGCCTGCCAATTGCTAAGGAAAGGAATGGAGCAATTAGTTATCACGCTTGATACCCCAGATATTAATGTGCTAAAGAAAGATGGGGACAAGAATGCCCTGGAAAAG AGCTTACATGAGAATGTTGCCAAGCAAATATGTGAAGCACTGTCACATGTTTCTAAAATGAAAGGAAGTAATGTTCCCTTTGCTCTTATCATTGACGGTGATTCGCTGGCTTTTGCTCTCTCAACAAGTCTGGAGTATTCATTTCTAGATCTGGCAGTTGCTTGTGCATCTGTTATTTGTTGTCGAACTTCACCTAAACAGAAGGCACTG GTCACCAGATTGGTAAAATGGAGAACAAGGAAAACTACACTGGCAATTGGTGATGGAGCCAATGATGTTGGTATGCTTCAAGAGGCTGACATTGGCGTTGGTATTAGCGGGGTTGAGGGCATGCAG GCTGTAATGTCAAGTGACTTTGCAATAGCTCAATTTCGATTTTTGGAGCGGTTGCTGCTTGTTCATGGGCATTGGTGTTACAGGCGGATTTCAGCCATG ATATGCTACTTTTTCTACAAAAATATAACGATGGGCTTCACTCTTTTCTGGTTCGAggctcatgcttatttttcaggacAGCCTGCTTATAACGATTGGTTCATATCATTTTACAGTGTTGCCTTCACATCTCTTCCAGTGATTGCACTAGGTGTTTTTGATAAAGACGTTTCTGCGCATCTTTGCCTGAAG TTCCCTAAGTTGCATCAGGATGGTGTTCAGAACATCTTCTTCAGCTGGCCTCGTATACTAGGTTGGATGATTAACGGAGTTTGCAATGCCCTCGTAATCTATTACTTCACAACCCATGCCATCTTTCACCAAGCATTCCGACAAGATGGTCATGTCGCAGCCTATGAAATCCTGGGAGTAACAATGTACACCTGCGTCGTGTGGACAGTGAACTGCCAATTAGCGATCTACCTCAGCTACTTTACATGGATCCAACATTGCGTCATCTGGGGAAGCATCATATTTTGGTATATGTTTCTTGTAGTTTATGGTTCGTTCCCATCGACGATATCCACAACCGCATACTGGGTTTTCCGGGAAGCCTGTGCCTCGAGTCCTCTTTATTGGCTGGTCATTCTGCTTGTTGTTGTTTCAGCTCTGCTGCCTTATTTTATGTACTCGAATTTCCAGAAGACATTCTTCCCCAAGTACCATGACTTGATTCAGAGACTACAAGTGCAGAAAGAGAATTGA